In Acanthopagrus latus isolate v.2019 chromosome 16, fAcaLat1.1, whole genome shotgun sequence, one DNA window encodes the following:
- the LOC119004733 gene encoding probable H/ACA ribonucleoprotein complex subunit 1, whose protein sequence is MSDPKEAQAEDFSGEEGSGDEGSGEESKGKGREKSKGRGGGRGGRGGHGGHGGHGGHGGGEGGRGGGGGGRGGK, encoded by the exons CCAAAGAG GCGCAAGCTGAGGATTTCTCAGGGGAGGAGGGCTCAGGAGATGAGGGCTCAGGAGAGGAAAGCAAAGGCAAA GGGAGGGAAAAATCAAAG GGAAGAGGCGGAGGTCGTGGAGGACGTGGAGGACATGGAGGACATGGAGGACATGGAGGACATGGAGGCGGTGAAGGAGGTCGCGGAGGCGGTGGCGGAGGTCGTGGAGGCAAATGA
- the mthfd1b gene encoding C-1-tetrahydrofolate synthase, cytoplasmic, translated as MSTQIISGKEVSAQVRERLKKDVEQMKLQDPNFRPGLVVLQVGDRDDSNLYISMKLKAAAEIGINATHMRLPKTATEEEVLHSITEVNENSSFHGLIVQLPLDSIHKIDTEKVTNAVAPEKDVDGLTSINAGKLSRGDLGDCFIPCTPNGCMELIRQTGVSVAGKRAVVIGRSKIVGAPMHDLLLWNHATVTTCHSKTADLPGEVGKADILVVGIGKAEMVKGDWIKKGAVVIDCGINHIPDETKASGKRVVGDVHYASAKEQAGFITPVPGGVGPMTVAMLMANTVLSAKRFLDSHKSGKWNISYTKLNLQRPVPSDIVISRSCVPKPIDRLAREVGLLSDEVELYGKTKAKVQLNIIKRLQAQPDGKYVVVTGITPTPLGEGKSTTTIGLVQALGAHMKLNVFACVRQPSQGPTFGIKGGAAGGGYSQVIPMEEFNLHLTGDIHAITAANNLVAAAIDARMFHEATQSDKALYNRLVPLSGGQRTFSPIQINRLKKLGIEKTDPSTLTEEEITRFARLDIEPSSVTWQRVLDTNDRFLRKITIGQSPTEKGYTREAQFDITVASEIMAVLALTSSLEDMRQRLAKMVVATSRSGEPITTEDLGVSGALTVLMKDAIKPNLMQTLEGNPVFVHAGPFANIAHGNSSILADKIALKLVGPEGFVVTEAGFGADIGMEKFFNIKCRYSGLRPHVVVLVATVRALKMHGGGPTVTAGMPLPKEYIEENLELLEKGCSNMRKQIENAQHFGVPVVVAVNSFKTDTEAELDLVCSMAKAAGAFDAVRCFHWAEGGAGAVALGQAVQRASEAPSNFKFLYDLELPIADKIRIIGQKIYGADDIELLPEAQHKVELYTKQGFGNLPICMAKTHLSLSHEADKKGVPTGFILPIRDIRASVGSGFLFPLVGTMPTIPGLPTRPCFYDIDLDPETEQVNGLF; from the exons GCAGGTGAGGGAACGCTTGAAGAAGGATGTGGAGCAGATGAAACTTCAGGACCCCAACTTCAGACCTGGTTTAGTGGTTTTACAA GTTGGAGACCGCGATGATTCGAATCTGTACATTAGCATGAAGttgaaggcagcagcagag ATTGGAATAAATGCCACACATATGAGACTTCCCAAGACtgcaacagaggaggag gttCTTCACAGCATCACAGAGGTGAATGAGAACTCGTCTTTCCACGGCCTCATCGTGCAGCTGCCCTTAGACTCCATCCACAAGATCGACACAGAGAAAGTCACCAATGCTGTGGCCCCAGAGAAGGATGTAGATGG GCTGACTAGCATAAATGCGGGGAAGCTGTCTCGTGGGGACCTGGGCGACTGCTTCATCCCCTGCACACCAAATGGCTGCATGGAGCTGATCAGACAGACTG GTGTGTCCGTGGCGGGGAAGAGAGCGGTAGTGATCGGCCGCAGCAAGATTGTGGGCGCACCGATGCACGACCTGCTGCTGTGGAACCATGCCACCGTCACCACCTGCCACTCTAAAACCGCTGATCTACCTGGAGAG GTTGGCAAAGCAGACATCCTGGTTGTTGGTATTGGGAAAGCAGAGATGGTAAAAGGAGACTGGATCAAGAAGGGAGCAGTGGTCATTGATTGTGGAATCAACCACATTCCAG ACGAGACTAAAGCAAGTGGGAAGCGGGTGGTGGGGGACGTCCACTACGCCTCAGCTAAGGAGCAGGCCGGCTTCATCACCCCTGTGCCTGGTGGTGTGGGACCCATGACTGTGGCCATGCTGATGGCG aACACAGTGCTAAGCGCAAAGCGTTTCCTGGACAGCCATAAATCAGGGAAGTGGAACATTTCTTACACCAAGCTCAACCTCCAGAGGCCCGTGCCAAG CGACATTGTGATTTCACGCTCCTGTGTGCCCAAGCCCATCGACCGCCTAGCAAGAGAGGTGGGCCTGCTGTCCGATGAGGTGGAGCTCTATGGCAAGACTAAGGCCAAGGTCCAGCTGAATATCATAAAACGTCTGCAGGCACAGCCGGACGGCAAATATGTGGTGGTCACTGG aaTTACCCCCACCCCTCTTGGTGAAGGAAAGAGCACCACCACCATCGGCTTGGTGCAGGCCTTGGGTGCCCACATGAAGCTCaatgtgtttgcgtgtgtcCGACAGCCCTCTCAGGGACCCACCTTTGGTATTAAAG GTGGTGCTGCAGGAGGTGGATACTCTCAAGTCATCCCTATGGAAGAG TTTAACCTCCATCTCACCGGTGACATTCACGCCATCACAGCAGCCAACAACTTGGTGGCTGCAGCCATTGACGCTCGCATGTTCCACGAGGCTACACAATCTGACAAG GCGCTGTATAACCGCCTGGTCCCTCtcagtggaggacagagaacTTTCTCCCCCATCCAGATCAACAGACTTAAA aAACTAGGCATTGAAAAGACTGATCCCTCCACACTGACTGAGGAAGAGATCACCCGCTTTGCCCGCCTGGACATCGAGCCGAGCTCTGTCACCTGGCAGAGAG TGTTGGATACTAATGATCGCTTCCTGAGGAAGATCACTATTGGCCAGTCACCAACTGAAAAGGGATACACAAGAGAG GCCCAGTTTGATATCACGGTGGCCAGTGAAATCATGGCGGTGCTCGCCCTCACCAGCAGCCTGGAGGACATGCGTCAGCGTCTGGCCAAGATGGTCGTGGCCACCAGCCGCAGCGGAGAGCCCATCACCACTGAGGACCTG GGTGTGAGTGGTGCTCTAACTGTGCTAATGAAAGATGCCATCAAGCCAAACCTGATGCAGACCTTGGAG GGAAACCCTGTGTTTGTCCACGCTGGCCCGTTTGCCAACATCGCCCATGGCAACTCCTCCATCCTGGCTGATAAAATAGCTTTGAAGCTGGTTGGACCCGAGGGCTTTGTAG TGACTGAGGCTGGCTTCGGTGCTGACATCGGCATGGAGAAGTTCTTCAACATCAAGTGCCGCTACTCAGGCCTGAGACCTCAcgtggtggtgctggtggccACTGTCCGAGCCCTGAAGATGCACGGAGGAGGACCAACG GTCACTGCCGGGATGCCGCTGCCTAAAGAATACATCGAGGAG AACCTTGAGCTACTGGAGAAGGGCTGCAGCAACATGAGGAAGCAGATAGAGAATGCACAGCACTTTGGCGTGCCCGTGGTGGTGGCTGTAAACAGTTTCAA GACAGACACTGAGGCTGAGCTGGACTTGGTCTGCAGCATGGCCAAAGCCGCCGGAGCCTTTGACGCTGTGCGCTGCTTCCACTGGGCTGAGGGTGGAGCCGGTGCGGTGGCTCTGGGTCAGGCTGTCCAGAGGGCCTCTGAGGCCCCCAGCAACTTTAAGTTCCTCTATGATTTGGAG ctccccaTCGCTGACAAGATTCGAATAATTGGCCAGAAGATCTACGGAGCGGACGACATTGAGCTTCTCCCAGAGGCTCAACACAAGGTGGAGCTCTACACCAAACAG GGTTTCGGCAATCTGCCAATCTGCATGGCGAAGACTCACCTGTCGCTCTCTCACGAAGCAGACAAGAAGGGTGTGCCCACAGGTTTCATCCTGCCAATCAGAGACATTCGAGCCAGTGTGGGCTCCGGCTTCCTGTTCCCACTGGTCGGCACG ATGCCCACGATTCCCGGCCTGCCCACCAGGCCTTGTTTCTACGACATCGACCTGGACCCTGAGACTGAGCAGGTTAACGGGCTCTTCTGA